The genomic region CTATATTAGTATTTAATATTATAGCAGATTCTTTTAAATTTGGCGTTATAATGGAAGCAATAGGAATTAAGTATTTACAAAAATTTTTTATAGAATTTTTTAATAGTAAAGTATGATTGCTTGTAGACACCATAACTGTATCTAAAATAATCCATGGTATTTTAGCTTGATTAAGTCTATTATATATAGTTTTAATTATTTCATTATTAAATACCATTCCAATTTTACAGCTGTCAATTTTGATATCATTAATTACTGAATCTAGTTGTTTTAAAATGAAATTTGGTTTTATAGGCATAATGTCTTGTATTCCACAGGTGTTTTGTGCTACTAATGAAGTAATTACACTAGAACCATAACTTTTTAAAGCAGCAAATACTTTAATATCAGATTGTATTCCAGCTCCTCCTGTTGGGTCAGTTCCTGCTATAGTTAAAGATTTTATTGTTTTCATTTTATTTATTATTCTTTTATTTTTGTAAAACATATTATAATATATAATTTAATTTTAATTTGTCAATTTTTTATTTGCATATGAGAATAATGTTAAATTATGATAAAACATAAAAAAGAGAAAATGATTGTAACTTGTGCTTTGCCTTATGCAAATGGTCCTATTCATCTAGGGCATATTTTAGAGCATGTTCAGGCTGATATTTGGGTTAAATACAATAGAATGTTAGGTAATGAAGTTTGGTTTATATGTGCTGATGATAGTCATGGTACTCCTATAATGCTAAAAGCTGATGAGATTGGAATAAAACCTAAAATTTTAATAGATAATGTTTTAATTGATCATAAAAAAGATTTTAGTTCTTTTAATATCGCTTATGATAATTATCATTCTACTCATAGTTTTGATAATTTATTACTTCTAAAAAAAATATATTTTAAATTAAAGAATCTTAATTTAATAAAAGAAAAAAAAGTTCTACAATTTTTTGATAATAAAAAAAAAATGTTTTTACCTGATAGATTAATTAAAGGTATTTGTCCTATTTGTAGAGCGATAGATCAATATGGAGATGCATGTGAATCTTGTGGTTCAATATATAATGCTCTTGAACTTATAAAACCAATATCCGTTTTAACTAATCAGACTCCAATACTATGTAATTCTACTCATCTGTTTTTTGATTTACCTTTTTTTTCTAAATTTTTAAAAAATTGGGTTTTTTCCGGTGTTTTACAAGATTCTGTTTCTAACAAAATATCTGAATGGTTTAAAAGTGGTTTGAAACAGTGGGATATATCAAGAGATGCCCCTTATTTTGGTTTCAAAATACCTAATTATCCAGGTAAATTTTTTTATGTTTGGTTAGATGCTACTATAGGTTATATAAGTACTTTTAAAAATTTATGCAACAAAAATAAAAATTTATACTTTGATGAATTTTGGTGCAAAAATTCTAAAAGTAAATTATATCATTTTATTGGAAAAGATATAATTTATTTTCATGGTTTATTTTGGCCTGCAATATTAGAAGCTATTAATTTTCGCAAACCTACAAAAATATTTGTACATGGTTATTTAAATATAAATAATATAAAATTATCTAAATCTAAAGGTTACTTTATTAAAGCTAGAGATTTTACTAAATATTTAGATTCAGATTGTTTAAGATATTATTATGCTACTAAATCATCATCTAATATTAATGATATAAATATTGATTTATATGATTTAATGTATAGATTTAATTCTGATATTGTAAATAAATTAGTTAATTTAGCTTCTAGAAGTGTTTCTTTTATTAATAAATATTTTAATAATTATTTATCTGAAAAATTAGAGGATCCTAATTTATATATATTTTTTATTGATAATATAAAATATATCAAAACATGTTTCAGCAATAGAAATTTTAAATTAGTTACAAAAAAAGTCATGGTTTTAACTGATACAGCTAATAAGTATTTTGATGATTTAAAACCTTGGAGTTTAATAAATAAAAATAATGAAAATTATTTGCATAACATATGCTCTATGACTGTAAATTTATTTAAAGTGTTAATAACATTTTTAGTTCCTATAATGCCCAATTTAGCAAATAAATCATCAAAAATGTTA from Buchnera aphidicola (Neophyllaphis podocarpi) harbors:
- the thiD gene encoding bifunctional hydroxymethylpyrimidine kinase/phosphomethylpyrimidine kinase, encoding MKTIKSLTIAGTDPTGGAGIQSDIKVFAALKSYGSSVITSLVAQNTCGIQDIMPIKPNFILKQLDSVINDIKIDSCKIGMVFNNEIIKTIYNRLNQAKIPWIILDTVMVSTSNHTLLLKNSIKNFCKYLIPIASIITPNLKESAIILNTNIANSEEEMKIQGRNLLKIGAKAVLLKGGHLKSKESPDWLFIKSEEIRFSAKRVKTKNYHGTGCSLSAALTALIPRYNNWTKTVLEAKKWIQGAIENSKKLNIGKGKGPINHFYKWW
- the metG gene encoding methionine--tRNA ligase, which codes for MIKHKKEKMIVTCALPYANGPIHLGHILEHVQADIWVKYNRMLGNEVWFICADDSHGTPIMLKADEIGIKPKILIDNVLIDHKKDFSSFNIAYDNYHSTHSFDNLLLLKKIYFKLKNLNLIKEKKVLQFFDNKKKMFLPDRLIKGICPICRAIDQYGDACESCGSIYNALELIKPISVLTNQTPILCNSTHLFFDLPFFSKFLKNWVFSGVLQDSVSNKISEWFKSGLKQWDISRDAPYFGFKIPNYPGKFFYVWLDATIGYISTFKNLCNKNKNLYFDEFWCKNSKSKLYHFIGKDIIYFHGLFWPAILEAINFRKPTKIFVHGYLNINNIKLSKSKGYFIKARDFTKYLDSDCLRYYYATKSSSNINDINIDLYDLMYRFNSDIVNKLVNLASRSVSFINKYFNNYLSEKLEDPNLYIFFIDNIKYIKTCFSNRNFKLVTKKVMVLTDTANKYFDDLKPWSLINKNNENYLHNICSMTVNLFKVLITFLVPIMPNLANKSSKMLKSKLTFNNLHIPLLSHRISKFKFLCKRIDYNTINLILKK